A genomic segment from Thermococcus sp. encodes:
- a CDS encoding lysylphosphatidylglycerol synthase transmembrane domain-containing protein translates to MIDINTYTAVITSLDGKALELLGIAVATYYISVLIYALRWKIVLGGMGETIPLGDLLKINLSSIFVNNITPMSRGGGEILRITWVSKKHRVPVAVSTVSILYERISEIVPVLILAVLGISYFATHLRLLLIILSALMVLILFKWDRVVVLSVRLFKIKLTQDDLVRMLELKRKPTVNMLTISLSSAVWFLDVMRLKLIAMAFGWNPPLTFLSVVSLANLLFGLLAFTPGGIGIVEGGLLGTLTYFGIPSTLAISVTLLERFISYVSSTVVGFITLMTSGGVEIWKALRSR, encoded by the coding sequence ATGATAGACATTAACACCTACACCGCTGTTATCACCTCCTTGGACGGTAAGGCCTTGGAGCTTTTGGGGATAGCGGTGGCTACATATTACATAAGCGTGCTTATCTATGCCCTTCGGTGGAAGATAGTTCTCGGGGGGATGGGAGAGACCATCCCACTGGGTGACCTCCTGAAGATAAACCTCTCCTCCATCTTCGTTAACAATATAACCCCCATGAGTCGGGGGGGCGGTGAAATTTTAAGAATCACCTGGGTTTCAAAGAAGCACAGGGTTCCCGTGGCCGTCTCAACCGTCAGCATACTCTATGAGAGGATATCGGAGATCGTGCCCGTGCTCATACTTGCGGTGCTGGGGATCTCCTACTTTGCGACTCACCTTCGCCTTCTTCTCATAATCCTCTCAGCCCTCATGGTCTTGATATTGTTCAAATGGGACAGGGTAGTTGTACTCTCAGTCCGGCTCTTTAAGATCAAGCTAACGCAGGACGACCTCGTGAGGATGCTCGAACTCAAGCGAAAGCCAACGGTGAACATGCTTACAATTAGCCTGAGTTCGGCAGTGTGGTTTCTGGATGTTATGAGACTTAAACTTATAGCAATGGCCTTTGGATGGAACCCCCCGCTCACGTTCCTCTCAGTTGTCTCATTGGCCAATTTACTGTTTGGCCTGCTGGCCTTCACACCGGGAGGTATTGGCATAGTTGAGGGTGGGCTGTTGGGAACCCTCACGTACTTTGGTATTCCCTCAACACTTGCCATCTCCGTAACCCTGCTTGAGAGGTTCATCTCCTACGTATCAAGCACTGTTGTAGGTTTTATCACCCTGATGACATCTGGAGGTGTCGAAATATGGAAAGCCTTAAGATCGCGTTAG
- a CDS encoding winged helix-turn-helix domain-containing protein: protein MRKHYFPRGIFDEREKDILSLLSSENVRGIIMYIIANPGATQKELCSELGLSPPTVNYYIGNLKELNLVRSIKDGKFVKYYFTGDVELFVKLIQNYHPSLFERWADRIVDIFMNLEEGV from the coding sequence TTGAGGAAGCATTACTTCCCTAGGGGTATCTTCGATGAAAGGGAAAAGGACATCCTCTCCCTGCTTTCCAGTGAGAACGTGAGGGGGATAATCATGTATATAATAGCAAATCCCGGGGCCACTCAAAAGGAACTCTGCAGTGAGCTTGGTCTCTCACCACCCACTGTGAATTACTACATCGGCAATCTGAAGGAGCTGAACCTCGTCCGAAGCATAAAAGATGGGAAGTTTGTAAAGTACTATTTCACAGGAGATGTTGAGCTGTTTGTTAAGCTTATCCAGAACTATCATCCAAGCCTATTCGAGAGGTGGGCTGATAGAATAGTGGACATATTCATGAACCTTGAAGAAGGT
- a CDS encoding PepSY domain-containing protein, with translation MRIWKFNIGLKVAALMAALIMAVSIGAFAMAANATGKNVQSPSYTGSIKLAQSPNLSESQEAKVLQKLAKITPEQAKSAALAEVKGTAVKVSLEDENGYLVYSVEVKTAKGLMKDVKVDAGNGKVLHIDSGSDMEKEKETSESNMEKESTNELKEKNSGEVADTDSLKEGVQQGSNGEVQQGGEN, from the coding sequence GTGAGGATATGGAAGTTCAACATAGGGTTAAAGGTCGCGGCATTAATGGCGGCGCTGATAATGGCAGTGAGCATCGGAGCATTTGCAATGGCCGCAAACGCCACCGGGAAGAACGTTCAGTCACCCAGTTATACGGGTAGCATAAAACTTGCCCAGAGTCCCAACCTGAGCGAGAGCCAGGAAGCAAAGGTCCTTCAGAAACTTGCAAAGATAACTCCGGAGCAGGCCAAAAGCGCAGCGCTTGCGGAGGTGAAGGGAACTGCAGTCAAAGTAAGCTTGGAGGATGAGAATGGATACCTTGTCTACTCCGTGGAGGTTAAAACGGCCAAGGGCCTCATGAAGGACGTGAAAGTTGACGCCGGGAACGGAAAGGTGCTCCACATAGACAGCGGAAGCGACATGGAGAAGGAGAAAGAGACCTCCGAAAGCAACATGGAGAAAGAGAGCACGAATGAGCTTAAGGAGAAAAATTCTGGCGAAGTAGCGGACACCGACAGTTTAAAAGAAGGAGTGCAACAGGGTTCAAATGGGGAAGTGCAACAGGGGGGAGAAAACTGA